A genomic segment from Polyangiaceae bacterium encodes:
- a CDS encoding 2,3,4,5-tetrahydropyridine-2,6-dicarboxylate N-succinyltransferase has product MTDLHSSLAPLVTAAFNDRSLLRDAAHEQAVLQTIDALDRGQIRVAERIADGDWKTHAWVKQAILLYFAVRSLEVTEAGPLEFRDKLPTKHGLEAAGVRIVPPGTARHGAFLEPGVVLMPGYVNIGAYVGAGTMVDTWATVGSCAQIGKDCHLAGGVGIGGVLEPPSAQPVIIEDGVFVGSRAIVVEGVIVEREAVIGAGVVLTASTAILDVTGSEVVEHRGRVPARSVVIPGTRPKRFPAGEFGVPCALIIGARTASTDRKVSLNAALRDFGVPV; this is encoded by the coding sequence ATGACCGATCTGCACTCGTCGCTCGCACCGCTCGTTACTGCTGCCTTCAACGACCGCTCGCTGCTTCGCGATGCAGCGCATGAGCAGGCCGTGCTTCAAACGATCGACGCGCTCGATCGGGGACAAATCCGCGTTGCCGAACGAATCGCCGACGGCGATTGGAAGACGCACGCCTGGGTGAAGCAAGCCATCCTGCTCTACTTTGCCGTCCGATCGCTCGAAGTGACCGAAGCCGGGCCGCTGGAGTTCCGGGACAAACTTCCCACGAAGCATGGTCTCGAAGCGGCAGGCGTGCGCATCGTGCCGCCAGGAACGGCGCGACATGGAGCGTTCCTCGAACCCGGCGTGGTGCTCATGCCTGGATACGTGAACATCGGTGCGTACGTTGGTGCAGGCACGATGGTCGACACGTGGGCGACGGTTGGCTCGTGCGCGCAGATCGGCAAGGATTGTCATCTCGCGGGTGGCGTTGGCATCGGCGGAGTCTTGGAGCCGCCGAGTGCTCAGCCCGTGATCATCGAAGACGGGGTCTTCGTCGGGTCGCGCGCGATCGTCGTCGAAGGGGTGATCGTCGAACGCGAAGCGGTCATCGGAGCGGGTGTGGTGCTCACGGCATCCACGGCGATCCTCGACGTCACAGGAAGCGAAGTGGTCGAGCATCGAGGGCGCGTGCCTGCTCGCAGCGTGGTCATTCCTGGAACGCGTCCGAAGCGTTTTCCCGCGGGTGAGTTTGGCGTTCCGTGCGCGCTGATCATTGGAGCTCGAACGGCTTCTACGGATCGCAAAGTCTCGCTCAACGCTGCATTGCGGGACTTTGGAGTGCCCGTATGA
- a CDS encoding succinyl-diaminopimelate desuccinylase translates to MKDAVTDRLVETLLWLCRIPSPTGEEASLANAMLERLAHLPVAAPPRRHGDSIVVPVTRGTGGPRIALVGHLDVVRTIHDGPPRVDEDKLYGPGASDMKSGLALMLDMLEHDMNELRGADVTMIFYAREEGPFAENELGHVFAEDPDATAVDLAICMEPSDNKLSLGACGTIHARIIFEGRTAHSARPWQGENAIHKAGSLLMDLGKLEPRVCTIDGLSYRSVMSATMAEGGRGRNIIPDVFMLNVNHRFAPDTSLPEAQMEIERLVAGRARIEWVDLSPSAPPHAAHPLVLALRDAGVAGVEAKQAWTDVARFAEHGVPAVNWGPGENAQAHQRNEWTSISKLREGREILGRFFRTIAR, encoded by the coding sequence ATGAAGGATGCCGTCACCGATCGTCTCGTCGAAACGCTCCTCTGGCTGTGTCGGATTCCTTCGCCAACGGGCGAAGAAGCATCGCTGGCCAACGCGATGCTCGAACGCCTTGCGCATCTGCCGGTTGCTGCGCCGCCGCGGCGTCACGGAGACTCCATCGTCGTACCCGTCACGCGAGGCACCGGAGGACCACGCATCGCGCTCGTGGGGCACTTGGACGTGGTGCGAACCATTCACGATGGTCCGCCGCGTGTCGACGAGGACAAACTGTACGGGCCCGGAGCATCCGACATGAAGTCGGGGCTTGCGTTGATGCTCGACATGCTCGAGCACGACATGAATGAGCTTCGAGGTGCCGATGTGACGATGATCTTCTACGCACGCGAAGAAGGGCCGTTTGCCGAGAACGAGCTCGGCCATGTGTTCGCAGAGGATCCCGACGCGACGGCTGTGGACTTGGCGATCTGCATGGAGCCGAGTGACAACAAGCTGAGCCTCGGAGCATGCGGGACGATTCACGCGCGTATCATTTTTGAAGGACGCACGGCGCACAGCGCGCGGCCTTGGCAGGGGGAAAACGCGATCCACAAGGCGGGGTCACTCCTCATGGATCTCGGCAAACTCGAACCGCGCGTCTGCACGATCGATGGTTTGTCTTACCGGAGCGTCATGTCGGCGACGATGGCCGAAGGTGGTCGTGGTCGGAACATCATTCCGGACGTGTTCATGTTGAATGTGAACCATCGGTTTGCCCCGGATACATCTTTGCCCGAGGCGCAGATGGAGATCGAACGGTTGGTTGCTGGCCGAGCAAGGATCGAGTGGGTCGATCTTTCGCCGTCGGCGCCGCCGCATGCAGCGCATCCGCTCGTGTTGGCGCTACGTGACGCTGGTGTTGCAGGCGTGGAAGCGAAGCAGGCGTGGACCGATGTTGCGCGCTTCGCGGAGCACGGTGTACCCGCGGTGAATTGGGGACCAGGCGAGAACGCGCAGGCGCATCAACGGAACGAGTGGACGTCGATCTCGAAGCTGCGCGAGGGACGAGAGATTTTGGGAAGGTTTTTCAGGACAATCGCACGGTGA
- a CDS encoding adenine phosphoribosyltransferase codes for MTFDPDQLPGEHALAYLRARLRDVPDFPKPGILFKDITPLLADPRALHITLDLLAQRFIGEHIDVVVGVESRGFIFGGALSARLNASFVPVRKPGKLPWKKDRVAYALEYGEAELEMHEQSIKPGSRVVIVDDLLATGGTAKAAAQLTQHQGGIVAGYAFVVELDFLPGRTKLTEGVDPKPIVYSIVHVG; via the coding sequence ATGACGTTCGACCCGGACCAACTCCCTGGAGAGCATGCGCTCGCGTACTTGCGTGCGCGTTTGCGCGACGTGCCGGACTTTCCGAAGCCCGGCATCCTGTTCAAAGACATCACGCCACTGCTTGCCGATCCGCGAGCGCTTCACATCACGCTCGACCTCTTGGCGCAGCGGTTCATTGGCGAGCACATCGACGTCGTCGTGGGCGTCGAATCGCGCGGGTTCATCTTCGGCGGCGCGTTGTCTGCGCGTCTCAACGCGAGCTTCGTGCCCGTGCGCAAACCGGGCAAACTGCCCTGGAAAAAGGACCGCGTCGCCTATGCGCTGGAGTACGGCGAGGCCGAGCTCGAGATGCACGAGCAGTCGATCAAGCCAGGCTCACGGGTCGTCATCGTCGATGACCTCTTGGCCACGGGCGGGACGGCGAAAGCCGCAGCTCAGTTGACGCAGCATCAAGGTGGAATCGTCGCTGGATACGCGTTCGTCGTGGAGCTCGATTTCCTTCCGGGTCGTACGAAACTCACAGAAGGCGTGGATCCCAAACCGATCGTCTACTCGATCGTGCATGTTGGCTAA
- the surE gene encoding 5'/3'-nucleotidase SurE translates to MPDVPIILLSNDDGHAAEGLRLLRGELQRGARVIVCAPEVNQSATSHSLSLHRVLRLRHVEQDVFALDGTPADCVYVALNSGNRVLPRLPDLVVSGMNHGLNLSHDVFYSGTVAAAREAALRGIPSIAVSADAGADRPSAAALAARLALELLENHRRNPSRTAPLFNVNIPPGNAWPVRPTKIGKRLYTQDVVYRHDPRGHEYLWIGGGAVRHDHAPGSDTEAYDEGCVSVTPITLDLVSSEHDELCAATCAAVPAPKVSD, encoded by the coding sequence ATGCCCGACGTTCCGATCATTTTGCTCTCCAACGATGATGGCCATGCGGCCGAAGGTCTGCGCCTGTTGCGAGGCGAGCTTCAGCGCGGCGCGCGCGTGATCGTGTGCGCGCCCGAGGTCAATCAGAGCGCGACGAGCCACTCGCTCAGCTTGCATCGCGTTCTTCGCTTGCGGCATGTCGAGCAAGACGTGTTTGCGCTCGATGGCACGCCTGCCGATTGCGTGTACGTCGCACTCAACTCGGGCAACCGGGTTCTTCCGCGTCTACCGGATCTCGTCGTGTCCGGCATGAACCACGGCCTGAACCTCAGCCACGACGTGTTCTATTCGGGCACCGTTGCAGCCGCTCGAGAAGCTGCTCTTCGGGGCATTCCGTCGATCGCCGTGTCGGCAGATGCCGGAGCTGATCGACCGAGTGCCGCAGCGCTTGCCGCACGCCTTGCGCTCGAGCTGCTCGAGAACCACCGTCGCAACCCGTCGCGCACGGCACCTCTGTTCAACGTCAACATTCCGCCGGGGAACGCGTGGCCCGTGCGTCCGACCAAGATCGGCAAGCGGTTGTACACGCAGGATGTCGTGTATCGTCACGATCCACGCGGGCACGAATATTTGTGGATCGGGGGCGGAGCAGTTCGGCACGACCATGCGCCGGGATCGGACACCGAGGCCTACGATGAAGGTTGCGTGAGCGTCACTCCCATCACGCTCGATCTCGTTTCCTCCGAACACGACGAGCTGTGCGCAGCAACGTGTGCGGCGGTTCCCGCGCCCAAGGTTTCGGACTAA
- a CDS encoding aldehyde dehydrogenase family protein: MSTEEAADTTDEQPKADALAQSDHAQNEPRVFSTTSPLDGSDLEPITATSPSDVPDLARKAREAQRAWAERAARDRASIIAEVKQRLLSRAEEIAELVHRECGKPIEEAALAEVLPNADLIEYWTASIEELLEGTTVEFDPVAYPGKLGRIHKAPRGVIGLITPWNYPVAIPLRTIVPALLAGNAVLFKPSEVTPRAGALVASLFEGLLPDGLLALVQGGADVGEAIIEEADVVVFTGSVATGRRVAVRCAERLIPCSLELGGKDAAIVLADAPIERTANGLVWGAFTNAGQNCASIERVYVERSIADKLIPRIVELTKGLKPSVDTAVLTTAKQCDIVRRHLSQAKADGADVLAGDVPEEGSLAFPPTVVKLEREDTPLMREETFGPILPIVVVDNVDDAIARVNASSFGLTTSIWTRRMGHAHDLARMLHTGVVTINNHGFTAAVPAAPWTGTGESGYGITNSPFALAELTRPQFVLEDRSRAPRELWWYPYTPTLRTIAFAMARLRGGAGFFGRISALFQLIAAFPKRLAGK; encoded by the coding sequence ATGAGCACCGAAGAAGCTGCGGACACGACGGACGAGCAACCGAAGGCCGATGCATTGGCGCAGAGCGATCATGCGCAAAATGAGCCACGCGTTTTCTCGACGACGAGTCCACTCGATGGATCGGACCTCGAGCCCATCACGGCGACGTCGCCGAGCGACGTTCCGGATCTTGCGCGCAAGGCTCGCGAGGCCCAACGCGCATGGGCCGAACGCGCAGCGCGAGATCGCGCGTCGATCATTGCCGAGGTCAAGCAGCGGCTCCTGTCGCGCGCTGAAGAGATTGCCGAGCTCGTTCATCGCGAATGCGGAAAGCCCATCGAAGAAGCGGCGCTGGCCGAGGTTTTACCGAACGCGGATCTCATCGAGTACTGGACTGCTTCCATCGAAGAATTGCTCGAAGGCACGACGGTCGAATTCGATCCGGTTGCGTACCCGGGCAAACTCGGACGCATTCACAAGGCTCCGCGCGGCGTCATTGGGTTGATCACGCCTTGGAACTACCCCGTGGCGATTCCGCTGCGCACCATCGTGCCTGCGCTTCTCGCGGGAAACGCCGTGCTTTTCAAGCCCAGCGAAGTCACGCCTCGCGCAGGCGCGCTCGTGGCATCTCTCTTCGAAGGCCTCTTGCCGGATGGCTTGCTCGCTTTGGTGCAAGGTGGTGCAGACGTCGGTGAGGCGATCATCGAAGAAGCCGACGTCGTCGTTTTTACCGGCAGCGTGGCGACGGGTCGTCGCGTCGCCGTTCGTTGTGCCGAGCGTCTCATCCCGTGTTCTCTCGAGCTTGGCGGCAAGGATGCAGCCATCGTTCTTGCCGATGCGCCCATCGAACGAACGGCCAACGGTCTCGTTTGGGGCGCCTTTACGAATGCCGGGCAGAACTGCGCTTCCATCGAGCGCGTTTACGTCGAGCGATCCATCGCGGACAAACTCATCCCGCGCATCGTCGAGCTCACGAAAGGCTTGAAGCCGAGCGTCGACACGGCCGTTCTTACGACGGCGAAACAATGCGACATCGTACGCCGTCATCTCTCGCAGGCCAAAGCGGACGGTGCCGATGTGCTTGCAGGCGATGTTCCGGAAGAAGGATCTCTCGCCTTCCCTCCCACCGTGGTGAAGCTCGAGCGTGAAGACACGCCGCTCATGCGCGAAGAAACGTTTGGTCCCATTTTGCCGATCGTGGTCGTCGACAACGTCGACGATGCGATTGCTCGTGTGAATGCGTCGAGTTTTGGTCTCACGACGAGCATCTGGACGCGGCGCATGGGCCACGCGCACGACCTTGCCCGGATGCTCCACACAGGCGTCGTGACCATCAACAACCATGGGTTCACGGCAGCCGTCCCTGCTGCACCGTGGACGGGTACGGGCGAAAGCGGGTACGGCATCACGAACAGTCCGTTTGCGCTGGCCGAGCTCACCCGACCGCAGTTTGTCCTGGAAGACCGCAGCCGTGCACCTCGCGAGCTGTGGTGGTACCCCTACACGCCGACGTTGCGAACGATTGCGTTTGCGATGGCGCGCCTTCGCGGCGGAGCGGGTTTCTTCGGGCGCATTTCGGCGCTTTTCCAGCTCATCGCTGCATTTCCCAAACGCCTTGCCGGCAAGTGA